One region of Aeromicrobium sp. Sec7.5 genomic DNA includes:
- the nusG gene encoding transcription termination/antitermination protein NusG has product MSESYEETTGDVQEHDVPEVETEAPVDADETVDADETVDGSSDESATDGDESATDGDEPSADEVGDEVEGAGDEALEPAAPADPLQEFRDRLYSQIGDWYVVHTYSGMEKRVKANIENRITSLNAEDDIFEVVVPTEEVAEIKNGQRKLVKRTVLPGYVLVRMDLTDESWGVVRHTPSVTGFVGNAHQPVPLSLAEVEKMLAPAVEAEVAATASDDASDKQPTKAPKVEFADFQTADSVMVVDGPFATLHATITEINVDAQRVKALVEIFGRETPVELSFTQIQKV; this is encoded by the coding sequence GTGAGTGAGAGCTACGAAGAGACCACGGGCGACGTGCAGGAGCACGACGTCCCCGAGGTCGAGACCGAGGCCCCGGTCGACGCCGACGAGACCGTCGACGCCGACGAGACCGTCGACGGCAGCTCCGACGAGTCCGCCACCGACGGCGACGAGTCCGCCACCGACGGCGACGAGCCGTCCGCCGACGAGGTGGGCGACGAGGTCGAGGGCGCCGGTGACGAGGCCCTCGAGCCCGCCGCTCCGGCCGACCCGCTCCAGGAGTTCCGCGACCGTCTCTACAGCCAGATCGGCGACTGGTACGTCGTGCACACGTACTCCGGCATGGAGAAGCGGGTCAAGGCCAACATCGAGAACCGCATCACCTCGCTCAACGCCGAGGACGACATCTTCGAGGTCGTCGTGCCCACCGAGGAGGTCGCCGAGATCAAGAACGGTCAGCGCAAGCTCGTCAAGCGCACCGTCCTGCCCGGCTACGTCCTGGTCCGCATGGACCTCACCGACGAGTCGTGGGGCGTCGTCCGCCACACGCCGTCGGTCACCGGTTTCGTGGGCAACGCCCACCAGCCGGTCCCGCTGAGCCTCGCCGAGGTCGAGAAGATGCTCGCCCCGGCGGTAGAGGCCGAGGTCGCCGCCACGGCGTCCGACGACGCCTCCGACAAGCAGCCCACGAAGGCCCCCAAGGTCGAGTTCGCGGACTTCCAGACGGCTGACTCCGTCATGGTCGTCGACGGACCGTTCGCGACGCTGCACGCGACCATCACCGAGATCAACGTCGACGCCCAGCGCGTCAAGGCGCTCGTCGAGATCTTCGGTCGCGAGACCCCGGTCGAGCTGAGCTTCACCCAGATCCAGAA
- the secE gene encoding preprotein translocase subunit SecE has translation MSDRDKDGRTPTAQARTAPATFIRQVIAELRKVVWPTRPMVAQYFVVVLVFVLVMMAIVAGLDFGFGQLMFKIFG, from the coding sequence GTGAGCGATCGCGACAAGGACGGCCGGACGCCCACCGCGCAGGCCCGTACCGCACCGGCAACCTTCATCCGCCAGGTGATCGCCGAGCTGCGCAAGGTCGTGTGGCCCACGCGGCCCATGGTCGCGCAGTACTTCGTCGTCGTGCTCGTGTTCGTGCTCGTGATGATGGCGATCGTGGCTGGACTCGACTTCGGGTTCGGTCAGCTGATGTTCAAGATCTTCGGTTAG
- a CDS encoding NINE protein produces the protein MTTDPGTAPSTQYFTYVNGTEYGPYTLDQLKQFAGTGNITQNSHVRADGGEWVLASAMPELSGAFAPAAPAGYPAPGQGYGAPGQQAYGVAGQYNGPVSDKSFVTALILSVLLGGLGIDRFYLGYTGLGVLKLLTLGGCGIWSLIDLILIAIGKLGDAQGRPLAR, from the coding sequence ATGACCACCGATCCGGGCACTGCGCCCAGCACCCAGTACTTCACCTACGTCAACGGCACCGAGTACGGCCCGTACACGCTCGACCAGCTGAAGCAGTTCGCCGGCACCGGCAACATCACCCAGAACAGCCACGTCCGCGCCGACGGTGGCGAGTGGGTGCTCGCCTCGGCCATGCCGGAGCTGAGCGGGGCCTTCGCGCCCGCCGCACCGGCCGGCTACCCGGCGCCCGGCCAGGGCTACGGCGCTCCGGGCCAGCAGGCCTACGGTGTCGCCGGCCAGTACAACGGCCCCGTCAGCGACAAGAGCTTCGTGACGGCACTGATCCTCTCGGTCCTGCTCGGCGGACTGGGCATCGACCGCTTCTACCTCGGTTACACGGGCCTGGGCGTCCTGAAGCTGCTCACGCTGGGCGGCTGCGGCATCTGGTCGCTGATCGACCTGATCCTGATCGCGATCGGCAAGCTCGGCGACGCGCAGGGTCGCCCGCTCGCGCGCTGA